The window CAAAGTTTGATTTGCATTCATTGGTATTTCCCTTCtaggagaagaaagaaagggcATACATTTGTGTAGCGGGACTTCCACTGATTGTCTTACAGCCACTTATATGCAGCCTCCTGACCACTAAGCTTTCAACCATATATCCAAAACTCTGGGAATCCCAAATGTTCTCACAAACTCATGCGGCAAGCAAACTGCATAAACAGGATTAAGACCAAACTCattaaaagtcattttatttgtttattttcaaagCGATTGAAATGATCACTGACAGCATAATTAGGTGGTTATTGTAAGAAATAGTGGAAAAGTGAGCAAAACACTTCACTCAAGCATATCCCGTAAAGCCCATAAATGCTGGGATCATGCGATTATATTAGATAAAAGTCATCCTGAGATTACACAAGAAATAGGCTGTAAATTTCTACATGAGTATAATGATGGGCTTGCTGTGAGATTTGAGCCACACTGGATGCCTTGGtgtttataaaaatgtgtttttgctaaAAGATCCcacaaaaacatatacataAATTATCTAAACTTCGTGATATGTGGAATAAAGGACCAGAAGATAATGAGACTTCTGCATGTCAGGTCCAGTTTAGTATCGGTGAGTCACAGCAGGTCGCTGTGGTTGGTTTCTAGCTCTGAAGTATCTGGTGTAGGCCTTCTGAACGCCGTGGTGATAGGCGTAGTTGCGGCAGGGAGAGAAGTCCTCGCAGATCTCTGCACGTCTTTCCGCGAGAGACTTATATGTCCTGGACAAAAAGAAGGTttgcaggatgaggaggagaggaagtataatcagaaatgaataaataaaaaacagatcAGGGTtcgaggtttttgtttttgttgcttttctgaTTTAATCTCTTTTATCCTCTGCTGTAGGCtccatgtttgtgtctctggATGCTTGAAGCACATGTAGATGTTTAATGGTCTAATTAGGCTTTGTCTTAATGAGCTACAATTCCATGCATATATGGCAagcatgcatttttttgtgggtttgtgGTTTTAAATATGTACGAGATAAAGTGCTCTGCACTGCATGCCTGGTTTTAGGTTTTACCTCATGAAGTTGTAATTGTTGTAGCCATTCCTTCTGGACGGGATGTATACGTTGCCTCTCTGCGGTGGGATGAATGAGTTGGCACGGTTTGGAGGCACAAACAGATCTGTAACCACAAAACTTTAGTAGCAGCATAGCCTTATTTCAGCCATGTCTGGCATGCCTGTCATGCAGGTGAAATGGGAGCTGGAGGCATGTTAGTAGAGAGTAAAATGAGGATTAAATGCATTATATTTGTTAGAATGGCATGCATGTTTTTCCAGGATCgagaaacaacattttaatCACCTTCATTGGATTCTGTGCTTTCATGAGACTCTACGGGAAAAACATGGAATCGGGTTAATCAGAAATGATGAATGACTGTTTAAATTTGTTATACTGCATGTTATCAGTAAATAATGGCTGAGTGAGGATGTCTGGGAGGATCTATACCATAGCAGACACAGAGGGAGACTGCAGCACAGAGTGCCAGAAACTGAAGAAGGCTCCTCATCATGGGGCTTATTTATCTGCCTGTCTGCTGGAAAAGAGGAGAGAAGTATTTTGGTAAGTGGTTTGTAGCACTGAAGTAAGAGTTAGATAGGGAGtaggaaaaaatagaaaaatgagaTAAAATGGGGAAAAAGGGGGCGGGGGGGTGAACCTGCTGGGATAGAAAGTGGCAAAGTTTCTGTGTGCCTGGCGTGCAGGTCTGCGCCTGTGGTTTTGTGCAGATAAACAAGCAATACATGTTGCTGtcttgcaaaaaataaaaaatatcagtgcATGCTGGCACAGAGTTGCAGAATTTCTGtggaacaaacacaaaaccaaaGATATGAATCAGAAAGGCCGGACTTCGGTCGAGGCCAATCTGCACCACGCGATGAAACCTCAGTTTGTAAGGAAAAACCGTAAGAGAATAGCTGTGGCCGAGAAGGGCTGTTTAACAGCCAACGAACGAACAGACTGGAATTATGAAGCCGAGGGTGGCTCAGCGCGTACACTCATACCGCACGTGTCTACATGTAAACACTCGGTGTGTAAGTGTAAGTGACCTGAGGTAAGGTGCGCGCCACCTGTGAAAACAGCAGTGCCAGATGTCTGCGGAAAAGCTTTCATCCCCATGTTCTGTTTGTAGGATTTGGATGGAGCTCTGTTTCAGCAGCACTCGTTTTTCACCATCAATAGCAGCCTTCattatacacacagacacacacacacacacacacacacactgacacgtgATTCCCCTCAGGCATATTTTGTTTCCAGTATAAGCTAGGCCCACAGTGGGCACAGAAGGAGCGAGCCTGGGGCCTAAAGTTCAAAAAGCAACTTGCAAGGACTGGCAAAGAGAactagatgtgtgtgtgtgtgtgtgtgtgtgtgtgtgtgtgtgtgtgtgtgtgtgtgtgtgtgtgtgtgtgtgtgtgtgtgtgtgtgtgtgtgtgtttgtgtgtgtgcgtgtgtgtgtgtgtctatgaggTGCTGACAGCAGTGTCTACAAAGTTTAATGCCTGTCTGAGTCTCTGTAGGGGTTCTAGTGGGTTCCCAGCTTTCTTCCCTGTGGGCAGAATGTGCCCACCTCATTGGAAAAAGCCAAAGAGCCAAGctgaggctgtacattaaaaactCTTTAAACTGACGAGTGCCATAGGCTTACTTCTCTACTTGCACTTGcagttatgtaaaaaaaaaaaagagagagagagagagaaaaaaaggggaaaaaaaagttactcAATAAAAGTTGCTTTTGCCTGAATGTGTCTAAAACTATAAACTTCTGCTACTTTTCACCTGCAAATAGTTTTTAAGAGATTATTTGCTAGAATTTTCTTACCTTGAAAGAAACTTACGAAGTGAAGTTTTGGAAAATGTCTCAGAATTTTCTCCTCAGGAACATTTCCTAATTCCTCACAGCAAAGCTTTTATACTCATCTCTGTCCCCCCACCCCTTCATTTTCTACCCACTGACTGTCTCCCTCCACC is drawn from Archocentrus centrarchus isolate MPI-CPG fArcCen1 chromosome 8, fArcCen1, whole genome shotgun sequence and contains these coding sequences:
- the mgp gene encoding matrix Gla protein, with the protein product MMRSLLQFLALCAAVSLCVCYESHESTESNEDLFVPPNRANSFIPPQRGNVYIPSRRNGYNNYNFMRTYKSLAERRAEICEDFSPCRNYAYHHGVQKAYTRYFRARNQPQRPAVTHRY